A window of Pedosphaera parvula Ellin514 genomic DNA:
ACCAACTCAGCTGGCATCTCCATTGTTGTGGCATTCCCCGATGGTGGCACGCCCAGCGTCACCACGTTCATTGATGCCCTCGATAACCCGACCTATAGCTACAACGCAAACCAAACGATCTGCGTTGAGGTGGTGGATGCGAACATGAACCAGAATCCAACCGCGGTCGAAACCGTGACAGCGGTCATCACCACCAGCAGCGGTGATAGTGAAACAATTATTCTCAGCGAAACGGACGCGAATTCAGGTGTCTTCAAGGCCTGCATCCCAGCCAACACCAGTGCCACAGTTCAAAATGACGGCACCTTAAACGCACCTGCTGGCAGCGGCCTGACTGTTACTTATACCGATCCAACCAACCCTCTCGACACCAGCAGCGACAGTGCGATCATCAAGACGGTAGCGAGTCCAAACCCCGTTATCAGTCTATTCAAAACACTTGTTGACCCAGCAAACGGGAATGTGCTGCTCGGTCAAAACGTGCAGTTCAATATTCAGGTGGTGAATCCCGGCTCGGTTACTGTCACCAATGTGAAACTCACGGACACCTTCCCGTCAGCTCGACTTCAGTTCGTCAGCGCCACCCTTTCGCCCGATGGCACCACGCTTCCTGGCACTCTGACCTGGACAAATCTCGGCCCGCTAAACCCGGGCCAGAGCGTCACCATCAGCACGTTCTTCACTGCCTCGAGCGCCGGTCCTGTGACCAATTCCGTGTCTGTATCCGGCACCACCAACGTCGGTCCAGTTCTAGTGGCCGCAACCAACATCAGTCCCGCGATTTCCCTCACAAAGACATTGGTTTCACCTCTCTCTGGCCCGGCTTATATTAACGACACCCTTGTCTACCAAATCGCCGTCACAAATATCGGTAATACCACGATCACCAGCTGGCCGTTGCAGGATCAGTTTAGTGCGAGCTGCTTCCAATTTGTTGGAGCCAGCGTGCCCCCCACCGGTTCCGGTGGCGGCATCCTGCTCTGGACTGGCTTCCCGTCGCTGGTCGCAGGTGCCAGCACCAACATTTACGTCACCAACAAGGTCACCGGGTCATGCGAGCCAGCGCTGAATACAGCAGATATCAGCTTCGGCGTGGATCAGTTTGGCAACCCGGTTCCACCCGTCCAGAGTATCGCCAGCATCACGAACATAGGTGCTAACATCAGCGGCACCATCTACTATGATGCGAACTCAAACGGCACTAATGATTTCGAGGACAGTCCGCTTTATAATGTAATTGCCTACGTGGATCTGAACAACGATGGCGTGCGGCAGCCAATCGAACCTTTCACCCTCACCGCCACCAATGGGCAATATCAAATCACGAGCCTCGCTGCCACCAACTATGTGGTGCGCGTGGATACGAATACCCTGCCAGCAGGTGTCCGGCCAACTTACGACCTGGATGGCACGAATACCGCCAACGCCATCAGTCTCACCGTGACCAATGGACAAAATATCACCAACGTTGATTTTGGTTACATCGGCAGCGGTTCCATCAGTGGTTACTTGTGGAACGATATAAACGGCGACGGCATCCTGCAGTCGGGTGAACCGCTCCTGTCCGGTGTAAAGGTCTTTGTGGATGTTAACGGCAACGGTGTGCGTGAAGCTGGCGAACAGTTTGTTGTTACCGCCGCGGATGGCTCCTACCTCATCAGTAACCTGGTATCGAACACTTACCGGATCACGGTGGATCTCTCCACGCTGCCAACCGGCGTGAATCCAACCTTCGATGCCGATGGTATCGGCACGCCAGACGTTGTGAATGTGGTTCTCGACGCAGGACAGGACGCGGCGAACGTGAACTTCGGCTACATGGGAAGTGCGAATCTGAACGGGTTGGTAACCGATATTTTGACAGGTCAGCCAGTTACTGCTGCGACGCTTTCAGTAGTGGATGGTTTGGTAGTGACGCAGACCGCGACCAGCGATCTTACAGGTTTCTACACCATTCCACACCTTTGGGTTGGTGCCGCTACTGAGACAGTGAGCAGAACCGGCTACGTTTCAACAAACTTGAGTCCAACGATTGTCTCCGGCCCCAACACAGTCAACGTACAGTTAACACCTAATACTCTGACGGGGCTCGTTACGGATGCCATGACAGCTCAACCGATTGTTGGTGTGACTGTGCAGTTAATTGATAATCTTGGCATGACGAACACTGCCACGACAGATGGCACGGGACATTACAGCATCGCAGTGATTGCAGTGGGTTCCGCCAATGTTACCGCCAGCAAAGTCGGTTATGCCTCAGCAACCGCGACTCCATCAATTGCGCCAGGAGCCAACACGCTTGACTTGCAACTGTCCGCGAACACTCTCACCGGCTTGGTGACGGACGCATTCACCAGCCAGCCTATTGCAGGAGCAAAGGTCCAGGTGATTGATGCAATCGGTCAAACGAACACAATCATCACGGATGCGACCGGACAGTATGGCGTGACCAACATCGCGGTGGGTTCTGCCAGCATTACAGCGAGCAAGACCGGTTACCTCACGTCCATTACTACTCCGACGATTGTAGTGGGAACCAACACGCAGAATTTGACACTGACTCCCAACACCCTAACCGGCGTAGTTACGGATGCAGCCACGAGCCAGCCGATCGTGGGCGCAAGTGTCCAGGTGGTTGATGCGGCGGGAGCGACGAATGTTCTATCCTCCGGTCCGACGGGTCAATTCGGCCTGACGAATATTGCGGCTGGCGCGGCGACTGTGACCGTGACTAAAGCTGCCTACTACCCCACAAACGCGACCCCAACCTTTGTTTCTGGACCGAACACGTTGAACCTGCAATTGACGCTGATCCCACAGGCAGACGTGGTCACGACCAGCACCGGGCCGGCCAGCGTGGTTTCTGGAGCAAACTTTACCTACACCATCACCCTCACCAATTTGGGACCAGCCACGGCGAGTAACGTGGTGGCATCCGACGCTCTGCCTCTAACTGGCACATTCGTGAGCGCCTCCGATGGCGGCACAAATAATGGTGGCGTAGTCACCTGGCCAGTTATTGCTGCGTTGGCAAGTGGCGGCACAACCAACTTCACTGTGACATTCGCCGCACCGGTCAGTGGCACTTTGACCAATATTGCCTCTTCAGCTGCTGCCACAGGCGATCCTGATCTGACGAATAACAACGGCACCGCTCCGGCTGCAACAGTCATCACAACTGTGACGCCGCAGGCCGACATTGCAGTGCTCAAGACCGGCAATGTCACCGTCCTGGCTGGTGGCAATCTGACCTACACCATCACCATCACCAACCTCGGTCCTTCGACGGCGAGCAACGTGGTGGTGAGTGACACTCTACCTTTGAGTGTGACCTTCGTGAGCGCATCCGACGGTGGCATCCCCACCGGCAACGTGGTCAACTGGCCTGCCATCGATTCGTTGGCCAATGGCGCAGTGACCAACTTCACCGTGACCGTTCAAGCGCCAGTCAGCGGATCATTCACCAACACAGCTTCAGCCACTTCGAGCACGGGTGATCCAGTGCCTTCCAACAACGACGGAAGCAGCATTGGTTCGACCGTGACAACGACTGTGACACCTCAGGCCGACATTGCAGTTCTCAAGACCGGCAATGCCACCGTCCTGGCTGGTGGCAATCTGACCTACACCATCACCGTCACCAACCTCGGTCCTTCGACGGCGAGCAACGTGGTCGTGAGTGACACCCTGCCCTTGAGTGTGACCTTCGTGAATGCTTCCAATGGTGGCATCCCCACCGGCAACGTGGTCAACTGGCCTGCCATCGATTCGTTGGCCAATGGTGCAGTGACCAACTTCACCGTGACTGTCCAAGCGCCAGCAAGTGGATCGTTTACCAACACAGCTTCCGCTACTTCAAGCACGGGTGACCCGGTGCCTTCCAACAATGATGGAAGCAGCTCAAACTCGATTGTCACAACTACCGTGACACCACAGGCTGACGTTGCTGTAAGCAAGTCAGGACCGGCCACGGTAACGCCTGGCACCAACCTGACCTATACCATCACAGTGACGAACATGGGACCATCGACAGCCAGCAATGTCGTGGTCAGCGATATGTTGCCGCTGAATGTGACCTTTGTAAGTGCGACTGGTGGAGGTCTGCTCTCCAGCAACGTAGTCAACTGGCCGACGATTGCCAGCTTGACTAACGGTGCCGCCACCAATTTCACGGTTACTGTAAAAGCTCCGGCAAGTGGATCATTCACCAACCGTGCGCACGCAGTCTCAAGCACCGTTGATCCTAATATGGCCAACAATGACGGCACAGGAGCCGGCTCCCAGGTGATTACAGCGGTCACAGGACCGCAGTTCGGCATTCTCGGTGGTGCGATTGCGCTCAATCCGCAGACCGGGCTTTATGAGCAGCGGGTCACCATAACCAACAGTAGTGCCAGCACCGTGGCTGCCGTGCGTCTGAACGTGGGCGGCCTTCGCACTGGGGTTCGACTTTACAATGCGAGCGGCACGAATGGCGTCAAACCGTTTGTGCAATACAACGCGCCGCTGAATCCGGGCCAAACCGTTGTTTTCACCCTCGAATATTATGTGCCGGACCGCAAACCATTTACCAGCGTGCTGGATGTGGAAGCCGTCCTGCCCGCACAGTCCGCTCCTGCTCAAGGCAACGGTCTCTCGATTACCCGTTCCTTTATTGATACGCGTATCGCGGGCAACCCTCGCCTGGTGATCGAATTCGCCACGGTACCAGGAAAGACTTACACCATCATCTATAGCGACGACAACCTACAAACATGGAAGGTCGCCACGCCTTCAGTCACTGCGACCGCCAACGTCACTCAATGGTATGATGACGGCCCACCCAAGACCGACAGCAGCCCGTCACAAGGCGGCAACCGGTTCTATCGTGTGATTGTGGCCAACTAATCCTTGATTACGAATATGAATCACCATCATCGCACCTCATTCATCCTGGCCGCCTGCACCCTGGCTGTTCCAACAGCCGCCATGGCCGAACAGTCCGACACGAACACGAACAGCCCGAACCATTTCAGTTTCGCAGCACGTGCCGGATTCAACATCTCTGCCAAATTCAAGAATCTGGGCAATCTGACGCTGCATCCGAACCAGCGCACCACCCCGAATGGCAAACCATATAATTATGACAACGGTTATGTGTATAAGGATGTCAGCGGCAGTGTTGACGGCCAAACCTGGAACTGGGGTTATGATAACAGCGCCAGCCAGATTTCCGGTAATACCATTCTGATGAACCGTTCCAGTGTGGGCGCGAATGTCTCATCCCCGAACGGTGTTGATCGTAGCGATGCGAACTACGGCGCAGAGTTTGTCTACAATCGGGAACTCGGGAAGCACGGCAAGATGACCTACGGCCTCGAAGTCGCTGCCAATTACTTGAGGGTGGATCTGAATGATCACAGCAGTTTCTTCGGCAGTGCCACCCGCACCACCGATGCCTACGCATTCACTCCGGGGACAACGCCTCCGCAAGCACCACCTGCATACCAGGGCAGCTTTGACGGCCCGGGATTTGTCATCGGTTCCACCCCCGTCAGTTCGACAGCCGCAGCCCTGCCAGGCGGTGCAGCCATCGTGGGCAACCGGGAGTTCAATGCAAATATTTGGGGCTTGCGCCTCGGACCGTATGTCGAATTTCCCCTCTGCAATACTGTGAATTTGTCTTTGTCCGCCGGTCTCGCGGCAGCGCTGGTAAATGGCTCGGCGTCCTGGTCCGAAACCGCTTTCATTACCGGCGGGGGCACCGCCACCGGTTCGGGAAGCGGTCATGACTTAAGCATGCTCTACGGCGGTTACGTGAACGCAAAAGTGGAATGGCAACTGTCCGAACGCTGGAGTGCCGAAGGCGGTGTGCAATTCCAAACCTTGAGCTCTTACGAGCATAACTTCAGCGGCCGCACAGTGGAGTTGGATCTCAGCCAATCAATTTTTATAACTCTTGGTGCCGGTTACAAATTTTGAATAATTATAGAAGAGAGATGGTGCGCGGTGCAGGTTTCGAACCTGCGACCCCTACCGTGTGAAGGTAATGCTCTACCACTGAGCTAACCGCGCAGCCTGTCAAAACTACCCTGAACGCAGAACTTTTCAAGACTTTCTTAACACTGTATCACGTTGTGCCCAGGCAGGGTCCGCATTCGGATAATCCAAATTGTAATTCAATCCCCTGCTCTCCGGTCTTTGCAAGGCGCTATCGATAATCAATTCCGCTACGGTCGCGATATTCCGCAACTCCAGCAAATCGCTGGTCACGATAAAATCCCAGTAATACTCCTGAATTTCCTCCTGCAAATTGGCAATCCGCTTCTTGGCGCGTTGCAACCTCTTGTTGGTCCGCACAATTCCCACGTAATCCCACATGATTCTGCGAATTTCATCCCAGTTATGCGTCACCACCACCAGTTCGTCTGGATTCGATGCTTTGCCGGATTGCCAGGAAGGTAAATCCACATCGACGGGCGCTACAGGCTTCGACAAAATCTTCAGCGCCGCTCGATGCGAACAGATTAATGCTTCCAAAAGAGAATTGCTCGCCAGCCGATTCGCTCCGTGCAACCCGGTGCAGGCAACTTCTCCCACGGCGTATAAACCGGCTATGCCCGTCTCCCCATCCACATTGGTCACGACCCCGCCGCACTGATAATGTGCCGCCGGAACCACCGGAATCGGTTCCTTGGTGATATCTATTCCATACTTCAAACACGTGGAATAAATATTGGGAAACCGGTCGATGATGAACGGCGCCGGCTTATGTGTAATATCCAGATGCACGTACGGGGCGCCACTCCGTTTCATCTCGCTGTCAATCGCTCGTGCCACAATATCCCTCGGGGCCAGGGATTTCAGTGGATGATACTTATCCATGAATTCCACACCTTCAATCGTTTTGAGCACTCCGCCTTCCCCGCGCACCGCTTCACTGATTAAAAAGGATTTGGCCTTGGGCTGAAACAGGCAGGTGGGATGGAACTGGATGAACTCCATGTTGGCCACCGCCGCGCCAGCACGATACGCCATTGCCACGCCATCACCCGTCGCTATATCCGGATTGGTCGTGTAAAGATAAACCTTTCCACATCCCCCCGTCGCCAGCAAAACCGTGGGTGCAACGAACGTCTCCACCTTGCCACTCGCCTTATCCAACACGTAAACACCCAGGCAACGATTCGGTCCGGGCTTCCCCAGCTTTTGACTGGTGATCAAATCGATTGCGAAGTGATTTTCAAAAATGGCGATATTCGGCTGCGCTGCAACATTCGCCAGCAACGCCCGCTCGATCTCCCGACCGGTGACATCCTTGGCGTGCAGAATACGTCGCTTGGAATGCCCGCCTTCCCTGCCAAGATCCAGTTCCTTCATGCCATGCGATTCCGGAACTTCACGCTCGGAAAACTTCATCCCCAGTTCAATCAGTTCGTGAACGCGCGCCGGACCTTCCTCAACAATCGTTCGCACAACGCTCTCCTTGCACAAACCAGCCCCGGCCTCCAGCGTGTCGCGCACATGGCTTTCAAAAGTATCCTCCTTGCTGATAACGGCAGCTATTCCACCCTGGGCGTAATTCGTGTTCGACTCGGCACGATTCTTTTTAGTAATGATGGCCACCTTGCCGCGCTGCGCCACCTTCAAGGCAAAGGTCAGCCCCGCAATGCCGCTGCCCAATACCAGGAAATCGTATTGTTTCATATCAAAGTTTCGCGTTGTCGATTAACCGCGTTTTTCCGATGAACACCGCCAATGCCATTTGCACTCCACGGCTCACTTTCTCCAACGGCCGCAGTGTTTGCGGGTCAAAGAATGCGATATAGTCAATCCGTGCTGCCGGATGTTCAGAAATGAGTTTGGCGAGTGTCGTTTGCAATTTTTCAGCGGCGATGGGCCGCTTGGAATGGTGAACGAGTCTCTGCGCTTGCTGAATCGCCCGTGATAACGCCAGCGCCTGCGGCCGCTCTTCCAAGGAAAGATACTTGTTCCTTGAACTCATCGCCAATCCATCCGGTTCCCGATGTGTCGGAACCACGACAATCTTCAAAGGAAAATTCAAATCATGCACCATTTGTTGCACCACAGCCGCTTGCTGAAAATCCTTGGCTCCAAATACGGCCACTTCGGGCAGCACAATATTAAACAGTTTCGCCACCACCGTGGTAACTCCTCTAAAATGCGTCGGTCGCGATTCCCCTTCCATGCTCTTCGATAGGTTCTCCTCAACCACGTAGGTGCTAAATCCCCCACCTTCCGGCGGATACATCTCCTTGCTGGCGGGCACGAAAATAATGTCCACCCCCGCTTCACGACACAATTTTTTATCGCCATCCAAATCGCGTGGATAGCGGGACAAATCTTCTGTCGGTGCAAATTGGGTCGGGTTTACATAGATGCTTACCACTACCACCCCCTGTTTACCCACAATCTGACGCGCACGTTTCACCAAACTCAGATGCCCTGCATGCAGATATCCCATCGTCGGCACAAAACCGACTCTCACGCCTTTACGCTGCCAACTCTTCGCCAATCTCTGCATGGCGGAAACGGATGTCACCATTCGCATGGCAGAAAGTTGGTGTACAAGTGCGTAACTATCAATATTATTGTCATCCGTTACCACTTCGGCTAATAATTCGCCTCACACTTTTAATAATATGAAACGCACCACTCTTGGTCTTTCCTTCGCACTCACATTGCTGGCCTCAGCCACGCTCACGCATGCTCAAGACGCCAATAGTCCTCGCATCAGCCAGGATCTGGTTTCAGCTGCAGCAGGATCGAGAGATCCCGGAAATCCTCTCCCCGAAAAGCCCGATCAAGATGGTTGGATCAAACTTTTTGACGGCAAAACCCTCAGCGGCTTCACCGCTCCTGATCCCGGCCAATGGGAAATCAAGGATGGCATTCTCGTCGGTCAGGGACCTGTCAGCCACTTGTTCAGCCCCAACACCTACACCAATCTGGAATTCAAATCCGAAGTAAAGCTTAACCATAGCGGCAACAGTGGCATGTACTTCCGGGCCGCACTTGGCAAAGGCTGGCCGAAAGGTTACGAATCCCAGGTGGAGAACACCAGCCCCGATCCTCAGAAAACCGGCAGCCTCTACAATTTCCACAAAATCACCGAACAACTCGTCCAGGACGATACCTGGTGGACTCAGCATGTCATCGCCATCGGCAATCACATCATCATCAAGATCAACGACAAGATCGTGACCGACTTCATCGACGAAAAAGGCACCTATATGTCCGGCCACGTCGCGTTCCAGCAACACAACCAAGGCAGCGTCGTCATGTTCCGCAATCCTGAGGTAAAACGCCTGCCTGCTGATGAAACAAAGGCCTGGGCTGTTGCAAAAAAGGATATGCCCGACATCAAAGTTGCGGATGCGAAGTAAACCGGACTCATTCCTTAAAACAAAAAACGCGAAGGCTCACACCTTCGCGTTTTTTTTGTAAATTGAACTTTAGCTTACCGCTTAAATTGGAGCGGAGAATTCTGCGGCATCTCGTGGGCGCAGGGCTGATTCGTCGGTGCATCCGGTGCCACGTTGTTCTGAGCCACCAATTTGTTGGCCAACAAATAGGCTTCCACTTCTTCGCCACTGATGTCAGGCAGCATCTTGCCATTGATTTCAACACAAGGGCTGAGCATTTGGCCGCTCTTCTCAATCATTTCCTGGCGTTGAACCGGGTCGTTGATGATATCACGGTCTTCGTAAGGCAGGTCATACTTGCGCATGATGGCACGCACACCCATGCTCCAGCCGCAGGAGGGTTTCAAATAAGCAACAATCTTTGGTTTATTCATAGTCAAATCTGCCTTTAAAGTGCCACACCCTCGCCATTTGGCAATAGTTTCCTTTGCCCTTCTTCAGCTACTTCGATGGATGCTCCTCGCGCTGCAAAACCGTAGGCAAACCAGCCATTCCAGAGCGGTTAACAGCTGTAACGGCTACAATTTCGGGCGTTCCAGCAAGCGAATGGTTTCTAACCTTTTCCGGAAGAATGATGGTCTGCCATTGGCCTTTGGTCTTCATTTGAACCACCCACAAAAAGGGTGCTTCGTTTCCCACCGCTTCCCACTTGAGTTTGCCGCCAACCGCCACGGTTAACCTAGGCTGTGCTGGATTTGTGGAATTCAACCAGGGCGAACCAGGAACAAGTGCCTGACGGCTGTACACACCCTGAGCTAACGCACTGGCCAACCCGCCACGATTTTGAACCAGCCCCTCGGCACTGTAAAGTGCCTCACCAGCCCGGTCTCCTGCCTGTTCGCGGATGATTTGAATTTGCCGGATAATTTCGTTGGCCTTCCATGTTCTGCCAACCTTCTCGGAAGCAATGCCAGGCCAAACGTTCCGATTCTTTGAATTCTGCTCCAACCACCACTTCAGCAGGACGGGAAAGCTTTGTCCCGGCGACTCAACTGCCCAGTAGAGTTGTGGTGACAGGTAGTCCACCCAGCCGTTCATTAGCCATTTGCGAGAGTCTGCATAAATGCTGTCATACGCATTTAGCCCCTTTACCTGCGGCGGATAACCGGGTTGCCAAATGCCAAATGGCGAGATGCCGAATTTCACCCATGGCTTCGCAGCATGGATCGAATCGTGAACGCGGTGCACAAAGGAGTTAATATTCTCGCGACGCCAATCATCACGACTCAGCTTTCCGCCCCCGGCAACAAAACGCTTCCAGGTCTTGGAGTCTGGAAAATCGATATCCCTGTTCCGCGCATCCTGCTGCTTGTACGGATAAAAATAATCGTCGAAGTGAACGGCATCAATGTCATAGCGATTCACCACATCCATCACGACTTTCAACACATGGTCCTGAGCCTCCCTTTCGCCAGGATCCAGCCAAAGCAAATTTCCATATTGTCGAACCAGATCCGGCCGTGTCCTGCTGATATGATTGCTGGAGAACTGCCATTTTTTGGAAGGCTGAGCCGCCCGAAACGGATTGAAATAGGCATGAAGCTCCAATCCTCGCTTATGGGCCTCTTCTACTGCGAACGCGAGGGGATCATAAAACGGTGCCGGAGCCTTGCCCATTGCACCAGTCAGATAATACGACCACGGCTCGATGCTTGAGGCATACATGGCATCACTGCCTGGCCGCACCTGGAAAATGACCGCGTTTAGATTCAGTTTCACTGCACAGTCCAAAATCGCGAGCAGTTCCGCCTTCTGCTGAGGTACTGGCAAACCGGGCTTGGAAGGCCAATCGATATTCACCATGGTGGCGATCCACATGGCGCGGAATTCTCTATTGGATGCTGGTGGTTGGGCTGTGGATGGAATGTAAACGACTGCCGCCGGCAAGGGAAATGCCACAAG
This region includes:
- a CDS encoding carboxypeptidase regulatory-like domain-containing protein, whose product is MKHFICSLSRARQALSISACLFTFAFQGTATAQALQQVVQQFFVPFPETDFQNSVKGIDTTGTPASTDLNSIISIAVGTTNTVIIYDHWEDGYENDINNPIQLTTQIWGDGNTNNGVAPGHPNDILQPGDVIVLTNIVSLPRNPSVLKYDGRDRIAATKAVTVTRAAWALSPGTLLMSGTEVYDTTRWGTFFKIPVGTNVNPAIQSFSYSSLHIIASQNGTTLQVDTNGDGVPDRTTTLNIGDSYFVNGGVAAGATVTASKPVQVHQMTGRIGSTYQSRTFAIRPFNQWDTSYYAPVGTSLSSEVHDVFVFNPYSTNINVLYATKVGTGALSVPAGNNYKFPMPLNSGAHFYTTNGLPFYAVGANDAGGTNTANNTHDWGYALLPEAALTPLIVVGWAPGSDDLASPAGPDANGSPVWITPTKPTTIYVNYSGNYTVGPNIAPNGQHYNVAYSLAAYQFQTVYNPTTKNMTGARIFTADGTTFAAAWGEDASKAGCCAPYFDAGNTIIPFPVPKILKTSRLAVDLNGDGLSGWGDTLEYTVHVQNEGMLALGNVLVLDGLPSTINYVPNSTTVNGVPVADNLVPPANTAFPLDENGLVLPQILVGGYSDIKFRTIINSGITSITNTVSAEGAGQPVISTDTVVVSPSTNQYPTVTIAFTDASGTPVSSYLINNSIYVKLTDTAQNTNASTAQTLVVAVTNLSNGDVESVTLAETGVNTGIFQSTAPLASSTTSGAGAHDGTLLALSGNALQVGYTDPITANSDSAHATVSAAALPAVTKRSQLVTDLNNDGRIGWGDTVEYTIALTNSSAIIITNPVVSDTLPANVTYVTGTSTTNGVAIGDSGVTPFPLDESGFQLQNIPANGAVSVKFRVTVNSATSISNSVLVTTANGSVQAQDVAAVLPPPPSCNLSFSDALGNSVIAYAQNSSLYVTLSDTSLNIDSTTAQTLTLLVKNISNGDVEFVTLTETGTNTGVFRNTTPLPSSTTTGSGTQDGTLYAQPGQNLQVDHNGALGENCSATASIVRPVEIKKLYLSDPGQSLDRIDPVATADTTTANSSTLVGASSSFATITLNASSSTNGNGSSLTFAHTTGAGTNGLLLVGVSTDNSTTVSSVTYGGINLTNVGGATAPGNPKPRAEIWSLPNPPVGSNNVVVTLSGSANIVAGAATFTGVSQTAPLGNFTGTSSSSGSPSVSVSSASGELVFDTVSAGASVTPGAGQTQRWNQTQAAISGGSSTQPGAASTTMAWTVNDKWAIGVVPIKPASISSGGGSGTNNTLFTQSPAMCKSFILPAGQTIAVTNYVQVTSGSLSATPNVTAVLQYGGTTFATLINPIYNSGSGTLAWMGTLTTNVTVPPGQAITLWVTNNEAAASFSIQYDSTTKPSAINLPTTTIINIDALDLYDAPYPAGNPINSAFNGQTVYVRSSVSDPFGSYDVTHAHLSITDPGLNTLNVSLTNSSVVADDGCVKTYEYAWDADSFQGVHNIQAIAYEGTEGITNSAGISIVVAFPDGGTPSVTTFIDALDNPTYSYNANQTICVEVVDANMNQNPTAVETVTAVITTSSGDSETIILSETDANSGVFKACIPANTSATVQNDGTLNAPAGSGLTVTYTDPTNPLDTSSDSAIIKTVASPNPVISLFKTLVDPANGNVLLGQNVQFNIQVVNPGSVTVTNVKLTDTFPSARLQFVSATLSPDGTTLPGTLTWTNLGPLNPGQSVTISTFFTASSAGPVTNSVSVSGTTNVGPVLVAATNISPAISLTKTLVSPLSGPAYINDTLVYQIAVTNIGNTTITSWPLQDQFSASCFQFVGASVPPTGSGGGILLWTGFPSLVAGASTNIYVTNKVTGSCEPALNTADISFGVDQFGNPVPPVQSIASITNIGANISGTIYYDANSNGTNDFEDSPLYNVIAYVDLNNDGVRQPIEPFTLTATNGQYQITSLAATNYVVRVDTNTLPAGVRPTYDLDGTNTANAISLTVTNGQNITNVDFGYIGSGSISGYLWNDINGDGILQSGEPLLSGVKVFVDVNGNGVREAGEQFVVTAADGSYLISNLVSNTYRITVDLSTLPTGVNPTFDADGIGTPDVVNVVLDAGQDAANVNFGYMGSANLNGLVTDILTGQPVTAATLSVVDGLVVTQTATSDLTGFYTIPHLWVGAATETVSRTGYVSTNLSPTIVSGPNTVNVQLTPNTLTGLVTDAMTAQPIVGVTVQLIDNLGMTNTATTDGTGHYSIAVIAVGSANVTASKVGYASATATPSIAPGANTLDLQLSANTLTGLVTDAFTSQPIAGAKVQVIDAIGQTNTIITDATGQYGVTNIAVGSASITASKTGYLTSITTPTIVVGTNTQNLTLTPNTLTGVVTDAATSQPIVGASVQVVDAAGATNVLSSGPTGQFGLTNIAAGAATVTVTKAAYYPTNATPTFVSGPNTLNLQLTLIPQADVVTTSTGPASVVSGANFTYTITLTNLGPATASNVVASDALPLTGTFVSASDGGTNNGGVVTWPVIAALASGGTTNFTVTFAAPVSGTLTNIASSAAATGDPDLTNNNGTAPAATVITTVTPQADIAVLKTGNVTVLAGGNLTYTITITNLGPSTASNVVVSDTLPLSVTFVSASDGGIPTGNVVNWPAIDSLANGAVTNFTVTVQAPVSGSFTNTASATSSTGDPVPSNNDGSSIGSTVTTTVTPQADIAVLKTGNATVLAGGNLTYTITVTNLGPSTASNVVVSDTLPLSVTFVNASNGGIPTGNVVNWPAIDSLANGAVTNFTVTVQAPASGSFTNTASATSSTGDPVPSNNDGSSSNSIVTTTVTPQADVAVSKSGPATVTPGTNLTYTITVTNMGPSTASNVVVSDMLPLNVTFVSATGGGLLSSNVVNWPTIASLTNGAATNFTVTVKAPASGSFTNRAHAVSSTVDPNMANNDGTGAGSQVITAVTGPQFGILGGAIALNPQTGLYEQRVTITNSSASTVAAVRLNVGGLRTGVRLYNASGTNGVKPFVQYNAPLNPGQTVVFTLEYYVPDRKPFTSVLDVEAVLPAQSAPAQGNGLSITRSFIDTRIAGNPRLVIEFATVPGKTYTIIYSDDNLQTWKVATPSVTATANVTQWYDDGPPKTDSSPSQGGNRFYRVIVAN
- the nadB gene encoding L-aspartate oxidase, coding for MKQYDFLVLGSGIAGLTFALKVAQRGKVAIITKKNRAESNTNYAQGGIAAVISKEDTFESHVRDTLEAGAGLCKESVVRTIVEEGPARVHELIELGMKFSEREVPESHGMKELDLGREGGHSKRRILHAKDVTGREIERALLANVAAQPNIAIFENHFAIDLITSQKLGKPGPNRCLGVYVLDKASGKVETFVAPTVLLATGGCGKVYLYTTNPDIATGDGVAMAYRAGAAVANMEFIQFHPTCLFQPKAKSFLISEAVRGEGGVLKTIEGVEFMDKYHPLKSLAPRDIVARAIDSEMKRSGAPYVHLDITHKPAPFIIDRFPNIYSTCLKYGIDITKEPIPVVPAAHYQCGGVVTNVDGETGIAGLYAVGEVACTGLHGANRLASNSLLEALICSHRAALKILSKPVAPVDVDLPSWQSGKASNPDELVVVTHNWDEIRRIMWDYVGIVRTNKRLQRAKKRIANLQEEIQEYYWDFIVTSDLLELRNIATVAELIIDSALQRPESRGLNYNLDYPNADPAWAQRDTVLRKS
- the panC gene encoding pantoate--beta-alanine ligase; the protein is MRMVTSVSAMQRLAKSWQRKGVRVGFVPTMGYLHAGHLSLVKRARQIVGKQGVVVVSIYVNPTQFAPTEDLSRYPRDLDGDKKLCREAGVDIIFVPASKEMYPPEGGGFSTYVVEENLSKSMEGESRPTHFRGVTTVVAKLFNIVLPEVAVFGAKDFQQAAVVQQMVHDLNFPLKIVVVPTHREPDGLAMSSRNKYLSLEERPQALALSRAIQQAQRLVHHSKRPIAAEKLQTTLAKLISEHPAARIDYIAFFDPQTLRPLEKVSRGVQMALAVFIGKTRLIDNAKL
- a CDS encoding 3-keto-disaccharide hydrolase: MKRTTLGLSFALTLLASATLTHAQDANSPRISQDLVSAAAGSRDPGNPLPEKPDQDGWIKLFDGKTLSGFTAPDPGQWEIKDGILVGQGPVSHLFSPNTYTNLEFKSEVKLNHSGNSGMYFRAALGKGWPKGYESQVENTSPDPQKTGSLYNFHKITEQLVQDDTWWTQHVIAIGNHIIIKINDKIVTDFIDEKGTYMSGHVAFQQHNQGSVVMFRNPEVKRLPADETKAWAVAKKDMPDIKVADAK
- a CDS encoding glutaredoxin family protein → MNKPKIVAYLKPSCGWSMGVRAIMRKYDLPYEDRDIINDPVQRQEMIEKSGQMLSPCVEINGKMLPDISGEEVEAYLLANKLVAQNNVAPDAPTNQPCAHEMPQNSPLQFKR